The genomic DNA GTCTTGCGCTCAGCATCGCGTATTACCTGAATCTCGATGAACCCTACTGGGCGATGACCTCGGCGGCGGTTGTCAGTTTTCCCACCGTTGGTGGGGTAATCAGTAAAAGTTTTGGTCGTATCGCCGGAAGTCTGTTCGGCGCGACCGCTGCGCTGATCATTGCCGGTCATACGCTGACGGATCCCTGGCTTTTTCTCTTCAGCATGTCGGCATGGATTGCGCTCTGCACCTGGGCCTGCGCGATGTTCACCAACAATGTTGCCTATGCCTTCCAGCTCGCCGGTTATACCTGCGCGATTATCGCCTTTCCGGTGATTAACGTGGTGGATCCGACCGAGCTGTGGGACATCGCCCAGGCGCGCGTCTGCGAGGTAATTGTCGGGATCCTGTGCGGCGGTACGATGATGATGATCATGCCCAGCACCTCTGACGGTACCGCTTTGCTGACCGCGCTAAAAAACATGCACACCCGGCTGCTGGAGCACGCCAGCCTGCTCTGGCAACCCGACACCACTGATGCCATTCGTATCGCCCATCAGAGCATCATCAGCCAGATCCTGACCGCCAACCTGCTGCGCATCCAGGCGTTCTGGAGCCATTATCGTTTCCGTCGCCAGAACCCTCTGCTCAATTACCTGCTGCACCAGCAGTTGCGTTTAATCAGCGTCATTTCCAGCCTGCGACGCCTGCTGCTTAACTGGCCGGTACCGCCGGACAATGTACGCCCGGTGATCGAAGCGTTATTGCTTGAACTTGCCCGGCCCGGTAGCGATTTTTACAGCGTTTCCCGCATCATCGCGCCGCTGGCGCCGACCGATCCGCAGGATTATCGTCACCACGCGTTCTGGCACCGGCTGCGCTACTTCTGCCGTCTGTATCTGAAAAACAGCGACTGGCTGAACCGGCTGGAAAATGCCACTGCCGTTACCGAGTTTGACGTGCCGCGGGAACCCGCGCTGGCGCGGCATACCGATCATGCCGAAGCGCTGTGGAACGGGATCCGCACCTTCTGCGCACTGGTGGCTGTTGGCGCGTGGAGCATCAATACTCAGTGGGATTCCGGCGCTTCCGCCCTGACGCTGGCGTCGATCTGTTGCGTGCTTTATTCCGCCTCACCGTCACCGTTTAATTCACTGACTCTGCTGATGCGCACGCTCATCCTCCTGTCGCTGTTCAGCTTTATCGTCAAGTTTGGTCTGATGGTGCAGATCACCGAGCTGTGGCAGTTTTTGCTGTTTCTCTTTCCGCTGCTCACCACCATGCAGTTGCTCAAACTGCAGATGCCGAAACTGGCTGGTTTATGGGGGCAGTTGATTGTTTTTATGGGGTCGTTCATCGCCGTGACGAACCCGCCGGTGTACGATTTCGGCGATTTTCTCAATGACAATCTGGCGAAAATTCTCGGCGTGGGGCTGGCGTGGACGGCCTTTGCGATTCTGCGACCCGGTTCGGACGCGCGGAAAAGTCGCCGCCATATCCACGCGTTACGGCGTCACTTTGTTGACCAGCTTAGCCGTCGCCCTGCCCACTCAGAGCATGAATTTGAATCACGGGTTT from Trabulsiella odontotermitis includes the following:
- a CDS encoding FUSC family protein, which encodes MTFPALTWRSLPWIKASRPQWRYALRNGIAMCLALSIAYYLNLDEPYWAMTSAAVVSFPTVGGVISKSFGRIAGSLFGATAALIIAGHTLTDPWLFLFSMSAWIALCTWACAMFTNNVAYAFQLAGYTCAIIAFPVINVVDPTELWDIAQARVCEVIVGILCGGTMMMIMPSTSDGTALLTALKNMHTRLLEHASLLWQPDTTDAIRIAHQSIISQILTANLLRIQAFWSHYRFRRQNPLLNYLLHQQLRLISVISSLRRLLLNWPVPPDNVRPVIEALLLELARPGSDFYSVSRIIAPLAPTDPQDYRHHAFWHRLRYFCRLYLKNSDWLNRLENATAVTEFDVPREPALARHTDHAEALWNGIRTFCALVAVGAWSINTQWDSGASALTLASICCVLYSASPSPFNSLTLLMRTLILLSLFSFIVKFGLMVQITELWQFLLFLFPLLTTMQLLKLQMPKLAGLWGQLIVFMGSFIAVTNPPVYDFGDFLNDNLAKILGVGLAWTAFAILRPGSDARKSRRHIHALRRHFVDQLSRRPAHSEHEFESRVYHHISQLSNSKDALARRWLLRWGVVLLNCSHVVWQLREWEARSDPLSQVRDLCITLLRDVMSERGVQHRPLASSLQELQRICDTLAKHHQPAARELASLIWRLYCSLSQLEQAPPDGAIAE